One part of the Paroedura picta isolate Pp20150507F chromosome 5, Ppicta_v3.0, whole genome shotgun sequence genome encodes these proteins:
- the LOC143838704 gene encoding 3-galactosyl-N-acetylglucosaminide 4-alpha-L-fucosyltransferase FUT3-like — MAWMAPSHSRIVGLSMASSFRQRKIPARWLLFAFLVLQALSSMLLCSVCNFEETSAVFSRLWPQPVRDPAGPNLTILLWTRPFRARFPIRKCSELLGIPDCHITANRLWYPKADAVIVHHHEVCRSPRYLPRRPRPPSQLWIWFNLEPPMYLCNMHFMDNRFNLTMSYRRDSDIFTPYGWLEVLPVPQKVTIPPKTKLVAWVVSNWNLSSRRVQYYEELRKYIHVDVYGFRHLPLPRGQEEGVLSRYKFYLAFENSVHTDYITEKLWKMALLAHAVPVVCGPPRENYERYLPPGAFIHIDDFPTAEKLALFLQELDRNSERYESYFQWRSQLAPVRHTPWSLHLCRACGALQTNPVRYQTLPALSKWFR; from the exons atggcctggatggccccttcccactctaggattgtaG GCCTGTCCATGGCTTCCTCCTTCAGGCAGCGGAAAATTCCGGCCAGGTGGCTACTCTTCGCCTTCCTGGTCCTGCAAGCCCTGAGCTCGATGCTCTTGTGCTCCGTCTGCAATTTTGAGGAGACCAGCGCCGTGTTCTCCCGGCTGTGGCCGCAACCAGTCCGGGACCCGGCGGGCCCCAATCTGACGATTCTGCTGTGGACGAGGCCCTTCAGGGCCCGCTTCCCCATCAGGAAATGCTCAGAGCTCCTGGGCATCCCTGACTGCCACATCACGGCTAACCGCCTGTGGTACCCCAAGGCCGACGCCGTGATCGTCCACCACCACGAAGTGTGCAGGAGCCCCCGCTACCTCCCCCGTCGCCCGAGACCGCCCTCCCAGCTCTGGATCTGGTTCAACCTGGAGCCGCCCATGTACTTGTGCAACATGCATTTCATGGACAACCGCTTCAACCTCACCATGTCCTACCGGAGGGACTCGGACATCTTCACCCCTTATGGCTGGCTGGAGGTCCTTCCGGTGCCCCAGAAGGTCACGATCCCGCCCAAGACCAAGCTGGTGGCCTGGGTGGTGAGCAACTGGAACCTGTCCTCCCGCCGAGTCCAGTACTACGAGGAGCTGAGGAAGTACATCCACGTGGACGTCTACGGTTTCCGGCACTTGCCTCTTCCTCGGGGTCAGGAAGAGGGCGTCCTCTCCCGGTATAAGTTCTACTTGGCCTTTGAGAACTCCGTGCACACGGACTACATCACCGAAAAGCTCTGGAAGATGGCCTTGCTGGCGCACGCCGTGCCGGTGGTCTGCGGCCCCCCTCGCGAGAACTACGAGCGCTACTTGCCCCCCGGAGCCTTCATTCACATCGATGACTTCCCCACCGCGGAAAAGCTGGCCCTCTTCCTGCAGGAGCTGGACCGGAACTCGGAACGGTACGAGAGCTACTTCCAGTGGCGGTCGCAGCTGGCCCCCGTCAGACACACGCCGTGGTCCCTCCACCTGTGCAGAGCGTGTGGGGCCCTGCAGACAAACCCGGTCCGCTACCAGACCCTGCCGGCTTTGAGCAAGTGGTTCAGGTGA
- the LOC143838713 gene encoding snaclec agglucetin subunit beta-1-like, giving the protein MGRTVYLGLWLLGCFVFGLNGTPVEDDSEDEVAAKASCPSEAVHVRGYCYEFFRQSLTWDSAEAECQRLRSGGHLASFSSMREEKTVSTYIRRFGTIYYAWIGMNAMPFSNTLIWEWSDHSPYTSGSPLWDNRSPSTSVSSLECMIMYNIMSPSSSTRWSQQNCESSFPFVCKYRA; this is encoded by the exons ATGGGGCGCACCGTCTaccttggcctgtggctcttgggcTGCTTCGTCTTCGGACTGAACGGCACCCCAGTGGAAG ATGACAGCGAAGATGAAGTGGCGGCAAAGGCTTCCTGCCCTTCGGAGGCAGTTCATGTCAGAGGATATTGCTATGAGTTTTTTAGGCAGTCTTTGACCTGGGACTCAGCAGAG GCTGAATGCCAGAGACTGCGAAGCGGCGGTCACCTGGCCTCCTTTTCCAGCATGAGGGAGGAAAAAACAGTTTCTACTTACATCAGACGCTTTGGCACAATATACTATGCCTGGATTGGAATGAACGCCATGCCGTTTTCCAAT ACGCTGATATGGGAATGGAGTGATCATTCCCCGTACACCTCTGGGTCGCCTCTCTGGGACAATCGGAGCCCCAGCACCTCCGTCTCTTCCTTAGAATGCATGATTATGTACAACATCATGTCTCCGTCAT CTTCTACTAGATGGTCACAGCAAAACTGTGAGTCCTCCTTCCCGTTCGTCTGCAAATACAGGGCCTAG